The following are encoded together in the Mastacembelus armatus chromosome 6, fMasArm1.2, whole genome shotgun sequence genome:
- the gnrhr4 gene encoding gonadotropin releasing hormone receptor 4 — protein MFHQLTDPTVNGSCQGQTPQCNKSADGDTLQLPTFSTAAKVRVIITFALCAVSAVCNLVVLWAASNGGKRKSHVRILIMNLTVADLLVTFIVMPVDAVWNITVQWQAGDVACRLLMFMKLVAMYSCAFVTVVISLDRQSAILNPLGISEAKRKSKIMLTVAWTMSVILSLPQMFLFHNVTITVPENFTQCTTYGSFVEHWQETLYNMFTFVCLFLLPLVIMIFCYTRILVEISSRMARGNLLSRDVHLRRSHSNIPKARMRTLKMSIVIVTSFIICWTPYYLLGLWYWLFPEKMEETVSHSLTHMLFIFGLFNACLDPITYGLFTIHLHQGLKRCCRNSVTQTELENITCLNRLSCLSTQRHVTGSHRRYNADKEEGNDRTKHGLRPDIQVSRI, from the exons ATGTTCCACCAGCTGACGGATCCAACAGTGAACGGCAGCTGCCAGGGGCAGACCCCACAGTGCAATAAGAGCGCTGATGGAGACACACTTCAGCTGCCCACTTTCTCCACCGCGGCCAAAGTCAGAGTGATCATCACCTTCGCTCTGTGCGCAGTGTCAGCCGTCTGCAACTTGGTTGTGCTGTGGGCTGCCAGCAACGGCGGCAAGCGCAAGTCACACGTCAGGATCCTTATAATGAACCTGACCGTGGCGGATCTGCTGGTGACTTTCATCGTGATGCCCGTGGACGCAGTGTGGAACATCACGGTGCAGTGGCAGGCCGGAGACGTCGCCTGCAGGCTGCTGATGTTCATGAAGCTGGTGGCGATGTACTCCTGCGCTTTTGTGACTGTGGTCATCAGTTTGGACAGACAGTCTGCTATCCTTAATCCTCTGGGCATCAGTGAagccaaaaggaaaagcaaaatCATGTTGACGGTAGCGTGGACTATGAGTGTGATCCTCTCACTCCCTCAG atgtttttatttcacaatgtgACCATCACTGTTCCGGAGAACTTCACCCAGTGCACCACGTATGGCAGTTTTGTTGAACACTGGCAAGAGACCCTCTATAACATGTTCACCTTCGTGTGTCTCTTCCTGCTGCCTTTGGTCATCATGATCTTCTGTTACACACGCATCCTTGTTGAGATATCGAGCCGCATGGCCCGGGGTAACC tGCTGTCTAGAGATGTTCACCTCCGCCGCTCCCACAGCAATATCCCTAAAGCTCGGATGAGAACTCTTAAGATGAGCATTGTTATTGTGACGTCATTCATCATCTGCTGGACCCCGTACTACCTCCTAGGCCTGTGGTATTGGTTGTTTCCTGAAAAAATGGAGGAGACAGTCTCCCATTCCCTTACTcacatgctgtttatttttggcCTCTTCAATGCTTGTCTAGACCCCATCACTTATGGTCTGTTTACGATTCACCTTCACCAGGGTCTAAAAAGATGCTGTCGAAATTCAGTAACACAGACTGAGTTAGAAAACATCACTTGCCTTAATCGCTTGAGTTGCCTGTCAACTCAAAGGCACGTTACAGGCAGCCACAGAAGGTACAATGCAGATAAAGAAGAGGGAAATGACAGGACAAAACATGGCTTGAGGCCAGACATCCAAGTAAGCAGGATATAA
- the LOC113133025 gene encoding ras-related and estrogen-regulated growth inhibitor-like protein — MDVNIVVMGTESVGKSALTVRLLTRRFIGEYGDIESIYSHSFMVDGREITLNIWDSPYSENSSVETSMLEKKVQWADGYILVYSICDRASFNTVSRLIQTIKSTKDYLNAEKVPIVIVGNKRDLHHRRTVQSEEGRLLALNTDCHFYEVSAAENYHSVLMVFHGLVDRMKDGKLTAKRPLGFRGIVKSMSAVFARRRTDSF, encoded by the exons ATGGATGTCAACATTGTTGTTATGGGGACGGAGAGTGTCGGGAAGTCAG cGCTGACTGTGCGCCTGTTGACGCGAAGATTCATTGGAGAGTACGGCGATATCG AGTCCATCTACAGTCACAGTTTTATGGTCGATGGGAGGGAGATCACTCTTAATATTTGGGATTCACCTTATTCTGAG AATTCCTCTGTGGAGACGTCAATGTTGGAGAAGAAGGTCCAGTGGGCAGACGGCTACATCCTAGTCTACAGCATCTGCGACAGGGCCAGTTTCAACACTGTCAGCAGGCTCATTCAGACCATCAAGTCCACCAAAGACTACCTGAATGCAGAGAAGGTGCCCATAGTGATCGTGGGTAACAAGAGGGACCTGCACCACAGGCGGACAGTGCAGAGCGAGGAGGGCCGACTGCTGGCTCTCAACACAGACTGCCACTTCTACGAGGTATCAGCGGCTGAGAACTACCACAGCGTGCTCATGGTGTTTCACGGGCTGGTGGACAGGATGAAGGATGGCAAACTGACTGCAAAGAGGCCTCTGGGGTTCAGGGGTATAGTGAAAAGCATGTCTGCAGTGTTTGCCAGAAGACGGACAGACTCATTTTAG